In Juglans regia cultivar Chandler chromosome 13, Walnut 2.0, whole genome shotgun sequence, the DNA window GATAGACTGTTATTAGGCTAATAGCAGCCTGACCGGTTCTAaggatttctctatatatattccTATGATAGTTGTCGTTTGAATTCTTACAGGTATAAATAGCAGTTGAAGTAAAGTGCAAACTTCTGAGGTTTCAAGTCACTAGCCTATTTGGTTCAATCATGTTCCGTCTATGAACTACAAAATTTAAGGTACATGGATATTAACTCCAAGCAacataaattttcatatcagAAACCAGGTCAAGAAATAGCCCCAAAtcaatcattttcatatataactTACAAGTACTCgttgtttactgataaaaaaaaaaaagctacaaGTACTCATTACATTAGGCTTTCCACTATATTCCTTGACGTACAACTGTGTAAGTAATTCTGAAAGCATGATGGTGCAAGGCAGCTACCAATTTCTACAATAAAACAAACACCATACACAAAAAGAGTAAGAAGGGAGCATCTAACCACCAGCATAGATTAGTAGCTTCAAAAGTCGGAGTGGTGAGTAGCTTCTCATCCATCAGTTCTATTAGGCCAATCGAGGAACTTGCACCCTTGAAGCGAGGGTGGCAGATAACTCTGAATCGAAATGGGACTGTCAGGAGGGTAAATATAGTCCTTTCCATATCCAAGTTCCTTCATTAACTTAGTTGGCGCATTCCTCAGATGAAAAGGCACTCCCTCATTCTGTCCAACCGATTCCTTCACTAACTTCTGTGCAGCCTCTACTGCGCGATAAAGAGAGACAGACTTCGGAGCCAAAGCCAAATAAGCCACACACTGTGCAAGAATCACATTGCACTCGGGCATTCCCAAAAAATGAGAGGCTTGGTAGCACGCAACAGCCTGGTTGAGTGCAGATGGGTCAGCCAACCCAACATCCTCACTAGCAAACCTTATTAATCGACGTGCAATGTAGAGAGGTTTTTCACCTGCTTCTAACATTCTTGCCAACCAATATATCGCAGCATCAGCATCATTTCCTCTCATAGACTTATGGAGTGCACTGATCAGATTATAGTGCTCTTCCCCAGCTTTGTCATAAGCAAGATGCTTGCACTGAAGTGCCTCCTTAGCATCATCCAGTGTGACAATGGCTGCAACGATATCAATCCCATCTTCCTCATTTTGGACCAAGTCCCCACCATTGGCTTTAGATTCGCTAGCGGGAACCCGGGCAGCCGCTGTAATAGCTGAAATTTCCAAGGCGTTCAATGCCACTCGACCATCCCCATCACAATTCACAGATATAAACTCAATTGCTTCTTCTTTCACATCAAGACGCATCCCTACACTCCGCGGCAATCCCTTTTCCAAATGATTCACGGCCCGCCAGAGTAGCAGGGAAACGTCGTGGGGTTTCAACGGGTTAAGAGTGAGAACCCGACACCGAGACAACAAAGGCGTAATTAAATGGAAAGAAGGGTTTTCCGTGGTGGCACCCATGAAGACAATACTCCCATCCTCGATGACGGGCAAGAAGGAGTCCTGTTGGGACTTGTTAAACCTATGAACCTCATCCACAAACAACATGGTCCTCTTGTTCTTAGATAATCTTAGTCTTCTAGCGTCCTCCACCGCGTCCCTAATACC includes these proteins:
- the LOC109007853 gene encoding ATPase WRNIP1; amino-acid sequence: MEMQQLLSMGFPNELATQALAATGGKSTLKAAEWILNHNSSAATCTSSTPKPSQPKLDHFFHFQSKPSTNFPSPIPTAPRLIQNRRGGGGEAEEEERQQQQSKRPKLEVLLPTNPQPPHEPLSERMRPSTIDDVVGQNHLLGANSFLRSLIECNRLPSIVFWGPPGTGKTSIAKAIVNSTSASSSSSYRFVSLSAVTCGVKGIRDAVEDARRLRLSKNKRTMLFVDEVHRFNKSQQDSFLPVIEDGSIVFMGATTENPSFHLITPLLSRCRVLTLNPLKPHDVSLLLWRAVNHLEKGLPRSVGMRLDVKEEAIEFISVNCDGDGRVALNALEISAITAAARVPASESKANGGDLVQNEEDGIDIVAAIVTLDDAKEALQCKHLAYDKAGEEHYNLISALHKSMRGNDADAAIYWLARMLEAGEKPLYIARRLIRFASEDVGLADPSALNQAVACYQASHFLGMPECNVILAQCVAYLALAPKSVSLYRAVEAAQKLVKESVGQNEGVPFHLRNAPTKLMKELGYGKDYIYPPDSPISIQSYLPPSLQGCKFLDWPNRTDG